A stretch of DNA from Ovis aries strain OAR_USU_Benz2616 breed Rambouillet chromosome 14, ARS-UI_Ramb_v3.0, whole genome shotgun sequence:
CCGAGCCGAGCCGGGCCGGGCCGAGCTGGGCCGGGCCGGGCCAGAGCTGCGGGAGGGGCGGGCCGGGGGTCCGGAGGAGTCACGCGCCCCCTCCCGCCCCAGGTCTCCCACTCAGGATGCGGCTTCCCCGGCCTCAGCCCTGGGGGCTCGGTCTGTTTCTCGTCCTCCTGCCTGGGGCGCTGAGCGCAGGTGAGGGGCTGCCGGGCACGAGGGAGGTGCCAGCCTCCGGGAAATGAGCGAAATCCGAGATCCCCCGCTCGAGCCGGGGGACTTCCTTCTCGGCCGCGTTTCGTCTGGATTCCCACGATCTTTTCTCCCTCTGGCGGTCTGTCTGGAAAACACCTGTCCCCTTCTTCCTGGGACCCGCCCCCACCACCCTACCCCCGACCCCGCCAGGGTCTGGCCCCTTTGTCTGGGGTGGGGTCTTTTCTCTCCCGGGGTGTCTGTCCCATCTAGGTCCCCCGCCCCATCTGCTCTCTTCGCCGGCAGAGAACCATCGCTCGCTCCAGTACCACTTCACCGCCGTGTCGGCCCCCGCCGCGGGGACCCCTGCTTTCTGGGTTTCGGGCTGGCTAGGGCCCCAGCAGTACCTGAGCTACAATAACCTGCGGGCGCAGGCTGAGCCGTATGGCGCGTGGGTCTGGGAAAGCCAGGTGTCCTGGTATTGGGAGAAAGAGACCACGGACCTGAGGAACCAGGAGAAGCTCTTCCTCCAAGCGCTCCAAGTTTTAGGCGAAGGTGAGACGGGGACTTCCTGGGCTGGGAGCTTGGATCCcgggtctgagggaggaggggacgGCGGGCCCCCTGCTCCCAGGCCGCTCATACGTGTGTGGGCACCCCAGGCCCCTTCACCCTGCAGGGCCTGTTGGGCTGCGAGTTGGGCCCTGATAATGTCTCGGTGCCGGTGGCCAAGTTTGCCCTGAACGGCGAGGAGTTCATGATGTTTGACCCCAAGCTGGGCATCTGGGATGGTGACTGGCCTGAGTCCCGGACGGTCAGTATCCAGTGGACAAAGCAGCCAGAGGCGGTCAACAAGGAGAAGACCTTCCTCCTCTACTCCTGCCCACACCGGCTGCTGGGGCATCTGGAGAGGGGCCGAGGCAACCTGGAGTGGAAGGGTGAGCGACCCCCTGATCACTGCAGTCCCCCTCCATTCCCAGGGCCTCATCCTCTTCCCCAGCCTCTCCCCGTTGGCCTCCCTGACTCCAGTCCACTCTGCTCTCTCACAATCCTATCTCTGA
This window harbors:
- the FCGRT gene encoding IgG receptor FcRn large subunit p51 precursor, with amino-acid sequence MRLPRPQPWGLGLFLVLLPGALSAENHRSLQYHFTAVSAPAAGTPAFWVSGWLGPQQYLSYNNLRAQAEPYGAWVWESQVSWYWEKETTDLRNQEKLFLQALQVLGEGPFTLQGLLGCELGPDNVSVPVAKFALNGEEFMMFDPKLGIWDGDWPESRTVSIQWTKQPEAVNKEKTFLLYSCPHRLLGHLERGRGNLEWKEPPSMRLKARPSSPGLSVLTCSAFSFYPPELKLHFLRNGLAIGSGEIDMGPNGDGSFYAWSSLTVKSGDEHHYRCVVQHAGLAQPLTVELESPARTSMPVVGIVIGFFLLLTVAAGGALLWRRMRKGLPASWISFRGEDVGALLPTPGLSKDGES
- the FCGRT gene encoding IgG receptor FcRn large subunit p51 isoform X2 is translated as MRLPRPQPWGLGLFLVLLPGALSAENHRSLQYHFTAVSAPAAGTPAFWVSGWLGPQQYLSYNNLRAQAEPYGAWVWESQVSWYWEKETTDLRNQEKLFLQALQVLGEGPFTLQGLLGCELGPDNVSVPVAKFALNGEEFMMFDPKLGIWDGDWPESRTVSIQWTKQPEAVNKEKTFLLYSCPHRLLGHLERGRGNLEWKEPPSMRLKARPSSPGLSVLTCSAFSFYPPELKLHFLRNGLAIGSESPARTSMPVVGIVIGFFLLLTVAAGGALLWRRMRKGLPASWISFRGEDVGALLPTPGLSKDGES